The Sphingomonas naphthae nucleotide sequence TCGCAGTCCGCCTCGATCGACGTCATCAAGGCCGAGGACGCCGCCGAATTCCCCGATCTCAATCTGGCCGAATCGCTCCAGCGCATCCCCGGCGTCACCATCAGCCGCGTCAACGGCGAGGGTCGCAACGTCACGGTGCGCGGCCTCGGCGCCGAATATACCCGCGTCCGCATCAACGGCATGGAGGCGATCGCCACCAGCGGCGGCACCGACGCCTCGGGCGGCACCAATCGCGGTCGTGGCTTCGACTTCAACGTCTTCTCGTCGGACCTGTTCAACAGCCTGGCGGTCCGCAAGACGGCCACCGCCGACGTCGAGGAAGGCTCGCTCGGCGGCACGGTCGATCTCCAGATCTCGCGCCCGTTCGATTATAACAAGCCGACCGCCGTCTTCTCGGCCCAGACCAGCTACAATACGCTCGCCGAGAAGGCGACGCCGCGCCTCTCCGCGCTCGTCAGCACCACCACCAGCGACGGCAGCTTCGGCGTGCTGATGTCGGTCAGCTACGAGGAGCGCGTGTTGAAGGAGGAAGGCGCCAACAATACGCGCTGGACCTTCGGCGGCTTCAACGGCGGCTTCAGCCCCGCCTCCACCATCGCCGGCTACACCGCCGCGCAGATCAACAGCTCGAACCTGGACAACGCGCTGTTCCACCCGCGCATCCCCGGCCTGTCGAGCTACGAGATCGACCAGAAGCGCCTCGGCGCCGCCGGATCGATCCAGTTCCGCCCGTCCGACAGCACGCTCCTCACCATCGACGGCCTCTATTCACGGCTACAGGGCACGCGCGAGGAATCGTCGCTGGGCGCGCTCAGCTTCAGCCGATCCGGCACGGGAAAGCCCCAGACGATCATCCGCGAAGCCACGATCGACGCCAACCGCAACATCATTCGCGGCACGTTCGACAATGTCGATCTGCGCATCCAGTCGCGTTACGACGAGCTGAAGACCGATTTCTATCAGGTCAATGCGAACTTGGAACAGAAGTTCGGCGATCGGCTGAAGTTCGTCGGCATGGTGGGCTATGCCGACAGTTCGTTCGGCAATCCGGTGCAGAACACCGTCACGATCGACGCGGTCAACACCGCCAACTTCAAATATGATTATTCCTCGCGCTTCCCGCTGGTGGTGCCGGGCGTGGATATCTCGCAGGCGAGCACTTTCTCGATCATCAACGGCACGTCGGAGATCCGCCTGCGGCCGCAGACCGTCGACAACAGCTTCAAGAACGCCAAGGGTTTCCTCGAATGGAAGGCGATCGACGCGCTCAAGCTGCGCGCCGGCGTCGATTATCGCGACTTCAAATATGACGCGACCGGCGGCCAGCGTGTGCTGGGCGAGACGGTGACGCCCAACCTGTCCGCCGCGCAATTCGCCAGCGTCGTCCGCCAGTTCACCGGCTTCGGCAAGGGCATCAACCTGCCTGCCGGCACGCCGACCGGCTGGACCGCGATCGACGTGCAGGCGTTCATGCGGCTGGTCGATGCGGGCAACAACCCCTTCTACGCGGTCGGCGGGGTGGATGTG carries:
- a CDS encoding TonB-dependent receptor, whose amino-acid sequence is MTSHHGIVRGLRAGTALLALCASGAALAQQAPATPPAPPATAPAEPETAEIVVTGFRQSLNSALGIKRSQSASIDVIKAEDAAEFPDLNLAESLQRIPGVTISRVNGEGRNVTVRGLGAEYTRVRINGMEAIATSGGTDASGGTNRGRGFDFNVFSSDLFNSLAVRKTATADVEEGSLGGTVDLQISRPFDYNKPTAVFSAQTSYNTLAEKATPRLSALVSTTTSDGSFGVLMSVSYEERVLKEEGANNTRWTFGGFNGGFSPASTIAGYTAAQINSSNLDNALFHPRIPGLSSYEIDQKRLGAAGSIQFRPSDSTLLTIDGLYSRLQGTREESSLGALSFSRSGTGKPQTIIREATIDANRNIIRGTFDNVDLRIQSRYDELKTDFYQVNANLEQKFGDRLKFVGMVGYADSSFGNPVQNTVTIDAVNTANFKYDYSSRFPLVVPGVDISQASTFSIINGTSEIRLRPQTVDNSFKNAKGFLEWKAIDALKLRAGVDYRDFKYDATGGQRVLGETVTPNLSAAQFASVVRQFTGFGKGINLPAGTPTGWTAIDVQAFMRLVDAGNNPFYAVGGVDVPAARGQFITARERNTGFWGMGEFDLGDSGIGIPLRGDFGLRYVKTTQDSTGYVSLGTTASLVPATRKYHRWLPSANLVFDITPNLLTRLAAAKTMARSNIAQLSPGGNLSVAGGSRTFSAGNPDLLPTESKNLDFAVEWYPTRGSVYAVALFYKDISSFAQSFSELVPYRSLGLPDSLLNGTTAVPTDVFTRSQPVNSPGGKLKGAELNIQQPLTFLPGILSNFGVLGNVTYVSANIEYITSTAGQTVTEPLLGLSKWAANGTVYYETKKFAIRGSVAYRSRYLTAVPSTEGQSYQGVNSSVNVDAQISYNINERLKLTIEGINLTDQFNDQFVDVTNRQSTITHTGRQFIAGLRWSL